One Methanocaldococcus villosus KIN24-T80 genomic window carries:
- a CDS encoding DUF373 family protein: protein MKYLVLIVDMDDDLGRKAGIKTPILGREDNIKALIKLGIADPGDSDVNAILGGIKIYDELKAENKDVEIATISGYKDVESEKCALKVKEQLDFLIYMYNPNFIYLISDGKEDEVIVKYLEGKDIFIWKKRIVVKQSETLESTYYLIQEFIKKTMEEYIPLILTFVGFSLLLYAIFADIGWRLVIGLIGLYILSEGLGVKNIIFKKIKEGKELSFGRVFPISIIIVIFILTIGGVYTVSNLHATAINGYVGEFLLNYSNILLFSLIVLLVGKFIDTIIHTNEDILEILKKYFFYLICIFIVRELLLSGGEFLMRKLDFTGFAIRIIIYILVIMILSIILFVKVEE from the coding sequence ATGAAATATCTTGTTCTTATCGTTGATATGGATGATGATTTAGGTAGAAAGGCAGGAATAAAGACACCTATTTTAGGTAGAGAGGATAATATAAAGGCTTTAATAAAATTAGGTATTGCTGATCCTGGGGATAGTGATGTTAATGCTATTTTAGGAGGAATAAAGATTTATGATGAATTAAAAGCTGAAAATAAAGATGTAGAGATAGCTACTATATCTGGATATAAAGATGTTGAGTCAGAAAAATGTGCTTTAAAAGTGAAGGAGCAGTTAGATTTTTTGATCTATATGTACAATCCTAATTTTATCTATTTAATTTCTGATGGTAAAGAGGATGAGGTTATAGTTAAATACTTAGAGGGCAAGGATATTTTTATTTGGAAAAAGAGAATTGTTGTAAAGCAGAGTGAAACTTTAGAATCAACATATTATTTAATTCAAGAATTTATAAAAAAGACTATGGAAGAGTATATACCATTAATATTAACTTTTGTAGGATTTTCACTATTATTATATGCTATTTTTGCTGATATTGGTTGGAGATTGGTTATTGGTTTGATAGGGTTGTATATTTTATCAGAAGGTCTTGGAGTTAAAAATATAATATTTAAAAAAATTAAAGAAGGTAAAGAACTATCATTTGGAAGGGTATTTCCCATCTCTATTATTATAGTTATATTTATATTAACTATAGGGGGTGTATATACAGTTAGCAATTTACATGCAACAGCAATAAATGGATATGTAGGAGAATTCTTATTAAACTACTCTAATATATTACTCTTTTCTCTTATAGTCTTATTAGTAGGAAAATTTATTGACACTATTATTCATACAAATGAAGACATACTTGAGATATTAAAAAAATACTTCTTCTACTTAATATGTATATTTATAGTTAGAGAACTTCTACTTTCTGGTGGAGAATTTTTAATGAGAAAATTGGATTTTACAGGATTTGCTATTAGAATAATCATTTACATTTTAGTTATAATGATATTGTCAATAATACTATTTGTGAAGGTTGAAGAATGA
- a CDS encoding pyridoxal-phosphate-dependent aminotransferase family protein, translating to MEKLIMLPGPTKIPSEVLLAMAKPIIGHRTKDFGELLEDTIEKLKKVFITDNDTFIVTGSGTAAMDMAISNVINKGDKVLTIITGVFGERFAKIVETYGGEVVKLEVEYGDMADAKVVKEILDENEDIKAVTVVHNETSTGARNDIEAIGKVVKDYDAIYIVDTISSLGGDYVNVDKFNIDICVTGSQKCLAAPPGLAAITVSEKAWEVIEKNTPKNFYLNLKEYKNYYYEKKQTPYTPAVNLVFALNKALELLLEEGLENRVRRHENLAKIVRKGLENLNIELFAKERARSITVTSAKYPEGIDDKEFRGILDKKYNIVIAGGQRHLSGKIFRIGHMGVCEEKDVYATLSCIELTLKELGYL from the coding sequence ATGGAAAAATTAATAATGCTTCCTGGGCCTACCAAGATACCTTCAGAAGTTTTATTAGCTATGGCAAAACCAATTATTGGTCATAGAACAAAAGATTTTGGTGAGTTATTAGAAGACACTATAGAGAAGTTAAAAAAAGTGTTTATTACTGACAATGACACCTTTATAGTAACTGGTTCTGGAACAGCAGCAATGGATATGGCTATATCTAATGTTATTAATAAAGGAGATAAAGTTTTAACAATTATTACTGGTGTTTTTGGGGAAAGATTTGCTAAGATAGTGGAAACATATGGAGGAGAAGTTGTAAAGTTAGAAGTAGAATATGGAGATATGGCAGATGCTAAAGTAGTTAAAGAAATTCTAGATGAGAATGAGGATATAAAAGCTGTTACTGTTGTTCATAATGAAACATCTACTGGAGCAAGAAATGATATTGAAGCTATTGGTAAAGTTGTGAAAGATTATGATGCTATATATATAGTTGATACAATATCATCCTTAGGAGGGGATTATGTTAATGTAGATAAATTTAATATTGATATTTGTGTAACAGGTTCTCAAAAATGTTTAGCTGCCCCTCCGGGATTAGCTGCAATTACAGTTAGTGAAAAAGCATGGGAAGTTATTGAGAAAAATACACCAAAAAACTTTTACTTAAATCTTAAAGAATATAAAAACTATTATTATGAAAAAAAGCAAACACCTTATACCCCAGCAGTTAATTTAGTTTTTGCACTAAATAAAGCATTAGAATTATTGTTAGAAGAGGGTTTAGAGAATAGAGTAAGAAGACATGAGAATTTAGCTAAGATAGTAAGAAAAGGATTAGAGAACTTAAATATTGAACTATTTGCTAAAGAGAGAGCAAGATCAATAACAGTAACATCTGCTAAATATCCTGAGGGTATAGATGATAAGGAGTTTAGGGGTATATTAGATAAGAAATACAATATTGTTATAGCTGGTGGACAAAGACATTTATCAGGGAAGATATTCAGAATTGGACACATGGGTGTTTGTGAAGAGAAAGATGTTTATGCTACTCTCTCATGTATTGAATTGACATTAAAAGAGCTTGGTTATCTCTGA
- the corA gene encoding magnesium/cobalt transporter CorA, which produces MISIVGYKDKVVELKLDDDFKDYKIVWIDCYNPKDDELYKLSKKVNIPINDLKVGLDEQEFPRLEEEEDYYLIIYKAPLYEEDIITTSLGIFIKGNIILTMHTDKIKAIGRLFNIVITKKPKIIFEKGIGFLLYNILNEITRGYSRIILGLEDELEKLEDYLTTGYNREMIEEILSLRKTLVYFHKSLMANRDVLIQLKRRLLPITTKEDRENFEDLYYDTLQLIDTLSTYREVLTSMMDISLSLENMKMNQIMKILTMVTTIFAIPMWITGIYGMNFEYLPLSDNPYGFWLVLTLMIMLIMLFTYIFKRAGWI; this is translated from the coding sequence ATGATATCAATAGTTGGATATAAAGATAAAGTAGTAGAATTAAAATTGGATGATGATTTTAAAGATTATAAAATAGTTTGGATAGATTGTTACAATCCTAAAGATGATGAGTTATACAAATTATCTAAAAAAGTAAATATTCCAATTAATGATTTAAAAGTAGGGTTAGATGAGCAAGAGTTTCCAAGATTGGAAGAAGAGGAAGATTATTATTTAATTATTTATAAAGCTCCACTATATGAGGAAGATATTATAACAACATCTTTAGGGATATTTATTAAAGGTAATATTATATTAACAATGCACACAGATAAGATAAAGGCCATTGGGAGATTATTTAATATTGTTATTACAAAAAAGCCAAAAATTATATTTGAAAAGGGTATAGGTTTTTTATTATACAATATTTTAAATGAAATTACAAGAGGGTATTCAAGAATTATATTAGGGTTAGAAGATGAATTGGAAAAATTAGAAGATTATTTAACAACAGGGTATAATAGGGAAATGATTGAAGAGATCTTAAGTTTAAGAAAAACATTGGTTTATTTCCACAAATCTTTAATGGCTAATAGAGATGTACTTATACAGTTGAAAAGAAGATTACTGCCAATAACTACAAAAGAGGATAGGGAGAATTTTGAGGATCTCTATTATGACACTTTGCAGCTGATAGATACATTATCAACATATAGAGAGGTTTTAACTTCTATGATGGACATATCCCTATCATTAGAAAATATGAAGATGAATCAAATAATGAAAATTTTAACAATGGTAACAACTATATTTGCCATTCCTATGTGGATAACTGGGATATATGGAATGAACTTTGAATATCTCCCTTTATCAGACAATCCCTATGGTTTTTGGTTGGTATTAACACTTATGATAATGCTAATAATGTTATTTACATACATATTTAAAAGAGCAGGGTGGATTTGA
- the gatE gene encoding Glu-tRNA(Gln) amidotransferase subunit GatE, protein MDYNEIGLKVGLEIHQQLNTERKLFCHCPTELTNEVKGEVERILRATLSELGEIDRAALLEMRKGKKFIYQYNNSSCLVELDEEPPHMPSEEALKIALQIAMLLNMKTVDVAYVMRKIVIDGSNPSGFQRTIFLAYDGYVETEDGKVRIESLCLEEDAARKVEERGDKVVYNLDRLGIPLVEISTAPDINSPKMARETAKRIGEILRMCKVKRGIGTIRQDINISIKDGARVEIKGVSELYLIEKVVEYEVLRQLNLLKIRDELKERNAEVIEEIYDVTDIFKNCNSKIIKRALKDGKVKAIVLKKFGGLVGKEIQPGRRLGTEFADRAKVIAGVSGIIHTDELPKYGITEEDVKRLREFLKVDEDDAIVLVADKEEKANKALQAVIERAKEALIGVPEETRKANEDGTTSYLRPLPGKARMYPETDIPPIFIKDIEVERPELPEEKIERFKREYMLSDELAKKMVFSYYVDLFEELCKRFKNIKPTLIAKTLEESLKEIKREGYNIENIKKQHLYSLFDALSSGKLAKEGIIEVLKGFCEMPDKDIDEILEIKGLKGLSREEVEKIVEEIINENINIIKEKKDKALGYLMGRCMAKLRGKADGKMVNEILKEKIRNIL, encoded by the coding sequence ATGGATTATAATGAGATAGGATTAAAAGTAGGGTTAGAGATCCATCAGCAGTTAAACACAGAAAGAAAATTGTTCTGTCACTGTCCTACAGAATTAACAAATGAGGTTAAAGGTGAAGTGGAAAGGATATTGAGAGCAACATTAAGTGAACTTGGAGAGATAGATAGAGCAGCATTATTGGAGATGAGAAAGGGTAAGAAGTTTATTTATCAATATAACAACTCTTCTTGTCTTGTTGAGTTAGATGAAGAACCTCCACACATGCCATCTGAAGAAGCTTTAAAGATAGCCTTACAAATAGCTATGTTATTAAACATGAAAACAGTTGATGTTGCTTATGTTATGAGAAAGATTGTTATAGATGGGTCTAATCCTTCTGGATTTCAAAGAACAATATTCTTAGCCTATGATGGATATGTAGAAACTGAAGATGGGAAAGTTAGAATAGAAAGTTTGTGTTTGGAAGAAGATGCAGCAAGAAAGGTTGAAGAGAGAGGAGATAAAGTAGTTTATAACTTAGACAGGTTAGGAATTCCTTTAGTTGAAATATCAACAGCTCCAGATATAAATTCTCCTAAGATGGCTAGAGAAACTGCTAAAAGAATTGGAGAGATTTTAAGAATGTGTAAGGTTAAAAGAGGTATTGGAACAATAAGGCAGGATATTAATATTTCTATAAAGGATGGAGCAAGAGTAGAGATAAAAGGAGTTTCAGAACTTTATCTAATAGAGAAAGTTGTAGAATATGAAGTTTTAAGACAGTTGAATTTGTTAAAGATAAGGGATGAGTTAAAAGAAAGAAATGCTGAAGTTATAGAAGAGATTTATGATGTAACTGATATATTTAAAAACTGTAATTCTAAGATTATAAAAAGAGCTTTAAAAGATGGAAAAGTTAAAGCTATTGTTTTAAAGAAATTTGGAGGTTTAGTTGGAAAAGAGATACAGCCAGGTAGAAGACTTGGAACAGAATTTGCAGATAGGGCTAAGGTTATAGCAGGAGTTTCTGGAATAATACATACAGATGAATTACCAAAATATGGAATAACTGAAGAAGATGTTAAAAGATTAAGGGAGTTTTTAAAAGTTGATGAAGATGATGCTATTGTATTGGTAGCTGATAAGGAAGAGAAAGCTAATAAAGCCTTACAAGCTGTAATTGAGAGGGCTAAAGAAGCTTTAATAGGAGTTCCAGAAGAGACCAGAAAAGCTAATGAAGATGGAACAACTTCTTATTTAAGACCACTACCTGGAAAGGCTAGAATGTATCCTGAAACTGATATACCACCAATATTTATAAAAGATATTGAAGTTGAACGGCCAGAGTTACCTGAAGAGAAGATAGAGAGATTTAAGAGAGAATATATGTTAAGTGATGAGCTTGCTAAAAAAATGGTGTTTTCTTATTATGTTGATTTATTTGAGGAACTATGTAAAAGATTCAAAAATATTAAACCTACTTTGATAGCAAAAACCTTAGAAGAGAGTTTAAAAGAAATTAAAAGAGAAGGATATAATATTGAAAATATTAAAAAACAACATTTATATTCTCTATTTGATGCTCTTTCTAGTGGTAAGTTAGCTAAAGAGGGTATAATTGAAGTTTTAAAAGGATTTTGTGAAATGCCTGATAAAGATATAGATGAAATCTTAGAGATTAAAGGATTGAAAGGATTGAGTAGAGAAGAGGTGGAAAAGATAGTAGAAGAGATTATTAATGAAAATATCAATATTATTAAAGAGAAAAAAGATAAAGCTCTTGGGTATTTAATGGGAAGATGTATGGCAAAATTAAGAGGAAAAGCTGATGGAAAAATGGTGAATGAGATATTAAAAGAAAAAATAAGGAATATTTTATGA
- a CDS encoding signal recognition particle subunit SRP19/SEC65 family protein: protein MIIWPAYIDKNKTRKEGRRVPKNLAIENPNLKDIEKALKKLGLEGKIIRDKRYPRQHWEVCGCIELDYKGNKLKLLKEICKIIKNY, encoded by the coding sequence ATGATAATATGGCCTGCATATATAGATAAAAATAAAACTAGAAAAGAAGGAAGAAGAGTTCCAAAAAATTTAGCTATTGAAAATCCTAACTTAAAAGATATTGAAAAAGCTTTAAAAAAATTAGGTCTTGAGGGAAAGATAATAAGAGATAAAAGATATCCTAGACAACATTGGGAAGTTTGTGGATGTATTGAGTTAGATTATAAAGGAAATAAATTAAAGCTATTAAAAGAAATATGTAAAATAATTAAAAATTATTGA
- a CDS encoding F420-dependent methylenetetrahydromethanopterin dehydrogenase produces MIKIAIIKCGNIGMSPMIDLSLDERADREDIIIRVFGSGPKMDPESVEEVTKKAIEENPNLIIYIGPNPSAPGPKKAIELLKECKIPSIIIGDAPGIKIKDKIAEAGLGYIIVKCDSMIGARREFLDPTEVGFFNSDIIKVLAGTGALRAVQMAIDKVISEIKEGKEPELPKLIIDEEKAVEAMEFTNPYAKAKAMAAFVIAEKVGDIDVKGCFMVKEAEKYIPIVASAHEMLRYAAKLIDEARELEKANDAVSRKPHARDGRVLSKKRLMEKPQ; encoded by the coding sequence ATGATAAAAATAGCTATAATAAAATGTGGAAATATAGGGATGTCTCCAATGATTGATTTATCATTAGATGAGAGGGCAGATAGAGAAGATATAATCATCAGAGTGTTTGGTAGTGGACCTAAGATGGATCCAGAATCTGTTGAAGAAGTAACAAAAAAAGCTATTGAAGAAAATCCAAATTTAATTATATATATTGGCCCAAATCCTTCAGCCCCAGGACCTAAAAAGGCTATTGAGTTGTTAAAAGAGTGTAAAATACCATCCATAATTATTGGAGATGCCCCAGGAATAAAGATTAAAGATAAAATAGCTGAAGCTGGTTTAGGTTATATAATAGTGAAATGTGATTCAATGATTGGAGCAAGGAGAGAATTTTTAGATCCAACAGAAGTAGGATTCTTCAACTCTGATATAATAAAAGTTTTGGCAGGGACAGGGGCTTTAAGAGCTGTTCAAATGGCTATTGATAAGGTTATATCTGAAATAAAAGAAGGCAAAGAACCAGAATTACCAAAATTAATTATTGATGAAGAGAAGGCTGTTGAAGCTATGGAATTCACAAATCCATATGCTAAAGCTAAAGCAATGGCAGCTTTTGTTATTGCTGAAAAAGTTGGAGATATAGATGTTAAAGGCTGTTTTATGGTAAAAGAAGCTGAAAAATATATACCAATAGTGGCATCTGCACATGAGATGTTAAGGTATGCTGCTAAGTTAATAGATGAAGCTAGAGAACTAGAAAAAGCTAATGATGCTGTTAGTAGAAAACCTCATGCAAGAGATGGTAGGGTTTTAAGTAAGAAGAGATTAATGGAAAAGCCTCAATAA
- a CDS encoding methyl-accepting chemotaxis protein: MNDEIIKKSSSILSDAVRLEAGSKENSKIINELAEEISGKFLENNAEIMTNIEKLSEIVKDLETFRDDFLPFFKKMEKFASEFNQLVENLRYISDITNSIEEVAKFTNLLALNATIEAERAKEYGKGFAVVADEVRRMSNKTMELAKKIKKFNNQVLSNLENLKEVLDVIDKIRSGSEMLGNDIDKIINISNKLDSITQEQEKIVHDIKGLKGLAISLEHFSKIQTKFNKELGELLIEIVKEYNKNQR, from the coding sequence ATGAATGATGAGATAATAAAAAAATCATCAAGTATTCTTTCAGATGCTGTTAGATTAGAAGCAGGTAGTAAAGAGAATTCAAAAATAATAAATGAATTAGCAGAAGAAATTAGTGGAAAATTCTTAGAAAACAATGCTGAAATAATGACAAATATAGAGAAATTGTCAGAAATTGTTAAAGATCTTGAAACTTTTAGGGATGATTTTTTACCTTTTTTTAAAAAGATGGAAAAGTTTGCATCAGAATTTAATCAACTTGTTGAAAATTTGAGATACATTTCTGATATAACTAACTCAATTGAAGAAGTGGCTAAATTCACTAACTTACTAGCTTTAAATGCTACAATTGAGGCTGAAAGAGCCAAAGAATATGGAAAAGGTTTTGCTGTAGTAGCTGATGAAGTTAGAAGAATGTCTAATAAGACTATGGAACTTGCTAAAAAGATAAAAAAATTCAATAATCAAGTTTTATCAAATTTAGAAAATCTTAAAGAAGTTCTTGATGTAATAGACAAGATAAGATCAGGATCTGAAATGTTAGGAAACGATATTGATAAAATCATTAATATAAGTAATAAATTAGATTCTATAACCCAAGAACAAGAGAAGATTGTACATGATATTAAAGGATTAAAGGGATTAGCAATATCATTAGAACATTTTAGTAAAATCCAAACAAAGTTTAATAAAGAGTTGGGAGAGTTGTTAATTGAAATTGTAAAAGAATATAATAAAAATCAGAGATAA
- a CDS encoding Tfx family DNA-binding protein: protein MESFLTETQIKVLKLRYKGYTQEEIAKMLGTSRANVSMIEKRAKENIRKAYNTIKIYRMILAPVEIDIKEGTDVINIPNIVFSEADKKNIKVKYNTLQIIELINKKLKDYIENRKVKKGFKIYVLNNGELEVLGDKLWMENIL from the coding sequence ATGGAATCATTTCTAACAGAGACTCAAATTAAAGTTTTAAAACTTAGATATAAAGGATACACTCAAGAGGAGATAGCTAAAATGCTAGGTACTAGTAGGGCTAATGTGAGTATGATAGAAAAGAGAGCTAAGGAGAATATAAGGAAGGCATATAATACAATAAAGATATATAGAATGATTTTAGCTCCAGTAGAGATAGATATCAAAGAAGGAACTGATGTTATAAATATCCCCAATATTGTTTTTAGTGAAGCTGATAAAAAGAATATTAAAGTGAAATATAACACCTTACAAATAATAGAATTAATAAATAAAAAACTTAAAGATTATATTGAAAATAGAAAAGTAAAAAAAGGTTTTAAAATATATGTATTAAACAATGGGGAATTAGAGGTTTTGGGGGATAAATTATGGATGGAGAATATTTTATAA
- a CDS encoding oxygen-binding di-iron domain-containing protein — MDGEYFIKPGLDPKKDHILYRDKEHKVIYLGTLGSGKGDVDVISYLIVNKGRGFLVDPGGYNIFPKVLSNISKYINPKNIDYIYMCHQDPDVAGSVPLWRSITNAKLVTSWLWIRFLPHFGFEDVDTVAYPLPDEGETLKFGSTTLEFIPAHFLHSPGHFSIYDRRSKFLFTGDIGIALPEKPILVVEDIEKHIEAMRPIHERLMPTSLAIKNWLNRVRGLDIEAILPQHGGIIQKKDVPKFFRFLDSLKCGVEVMK, encoded by the coding sequence ATGGATGGAGAATATTTTATAAAACCTGGATTAGATCCTAAAAAAGATCATATATTGTATAGAGATAAAGAACATAAGGTTATATATCTTGGAACTTTAGGCTCTGGAAAAGGAGATGTGGATGTTATAAGTTATTTAATTGTTAATAAAGGTAGAGGATTCTTAGTAGATCCTGGAGGATATAATATCTTCCCAAAAGTATTGTCAAATATATCAAAATATATAAATCCAAAGAATATTGATTATATTTATATGTGTCATCAAGATCCTGATGTTGCAGGAAGTGTTCCTTTATGGAGATCAATAACAAATGCAAAGCTTGTTACATCATGGCTTTGGATAAGATTTTTACCACACTTCGGATTTGAAGATGTTGATACTGTAGCATATCCCTTACCTGATGAAGGAGAAACTTTAAAATTTGGATCAACAACCTTAGAATTCATTCCTGCCCATTTTCTACACAGTCCAGGTCATTTTTCAATATATGATAGGAGAAGTAAGTTTCTATTTACTGGAGATATAGGGATAGCTCTACCAGAAAAACCCATCTTAGTTGTTGAAGATATTGAAAAGCATATAGAAGCTATGAGACCCATACATGAGAGATTAATGCCTACAAGTTTAGCTATAAAGAATTGGTTAAATAGAGTTAGAGGCTTAGATATTGAGGCTATTTTACCACAACATGGGGGAATAATCCAGAAAAAAGATGTTCCAAAGTTTTTTAGATTTTTAGATAGCTTAAAATGTGGTGTTGAAGTTATGAAATAA
- the fsa gene encoding fructose-6-phosphate aldolase produces the protein MKFFLDTANINEIKKYAELGLIDGVTTNPTLVAKEKREFKELIKEICSIVDGPVSAEVISTDAEGMIKEAEELSKIADNIVVKIPMTRDGLKAVKVLSEEGIDTNVTLVFSPLQALLAAKAGATYVSPFIGRLDDIGHVGMGLVEDVVLIFNNYGIETEVIVSSIRHPWHVLEAAKIGADIATIPPSVMEKLFNHPLTDIGLERFLKDWEEYKRVIKGD, from the coding sequence ATGAAGTTTTTTTTAGATACTGCAAATATAAATGAGATAAAGAAATATGCAGAGCTTGGATTGATAGATGGTGTTACTACAAATCCTACACTTGTAGCAAAGGAAAAAAGAGAGTTTAAAGAATTAATAAAAGAGATATGTTCTATTGTAGATGGGCCTGTTAGTGCTGAGGTTATATCAACTGATGCTGAAGGTATGATAAAAGAAGCAGAAGAGCTGAGCAAGATAGCTGACAATATTGTTGTAAAGATCCCAATGACAAGAGATGGTTTAAAGGCTGTTAAGGTTTTGTCAGAGGAGGGAATAGATACTAATGTAACATTAGTCTTTTCTCCATTACAAGCTTTATTAGCAGCAAAAGCAGGAGCTACTTATGTATCTCCATTTATTGGTAGATTAGATGATATTGGACATGTAGGAATGGGTTTAGTTGAAGATGTGGTTTTAATATTTAATAACTATGGAATAGAAACAGAAGTTATAGTTTCTTCTATAAGACATCCATGGCATGTATTGGAAGCTGCTAAAATTGGAGCAGATATAGCCACAATACCTCCATCAGTTATGGAAAAGCTATTTAATCATCCACTAACAGACATAGGTTTAGAAAGATTCTTAAAAGACTGGGAGGAATATAAGAGAGTTATTAAAGGTGATTAA
- the gatD gene encoding Glu-tRNA(Gln) amidotransferase subunit GatD, with protein sequence MEIGDVVRIETDKGVFEGLLLPSIDENVITLKLKNGYNIGILKENIKNVRVIKKGEKPKYELPPLNIEKKHKKTVSILSTGGTVASKVDYSTGAVHPSFTADDLIRAVPEIADIANIEGRAILNILSENMKPKYWIKIAEEIKKEAKRADGIVITHGTDTMNYTAAALSFMVNADFPIILTGAQRSSDRPSSDAYLNLLSSVIAAKENIKGVFVVMHETSDDKYCLLHRGVKVRKCHSSRRDAFLSINSLPIAKIDPFSKNIIYLQEVERSEGSKKVEINTKLEEKVALIKVYPGMDGEIIRYYVDKGYKGIVLEGTGLGHAPEYVFDDIKYAIDNDVVVIMTTQTINGRVNMNVYSNGRKLLNLGVIGCEDMLPEVAYVKLMYLLANYSLEDVKKLINKNMVGEINYRSDFKAYGGNYGL encoded by the coding sequence ATGGAGATTGGAGATGTTGTAAGAATAGAGACAGATAAAGGGGTTTTTGAAGGACTTTTATTACCTTCAATAGATGAGAATGTTATAACTCTTAAGTTAAAAAATGGATATAATATAGGAATATTAAAAGAGAATATAAAGAATGTGAGAGTAATTAAAAAAGGAGAAAAACCAAAATATGAGCTTCCACCATTAAATATAGAGAAGAAACATAAAAAAACAGTGTCTATTTTATCTACAGGAGGTACAGTTGCTTCAAAGGTTGATTACTCAACTGGAGCTGTTCATCCCTCTTTTACAGCTGATGATTTAATAAGAGCTGTTCCTGAAATAGCTGATATAGCAAATATAGAAGGGAGAGCTATTTTAAATATATTAAGCGAAAATATGAAGCCAAAATATTGGATTAAAATTGCTGAAGAAATAAAAAAAGAGGCAAAAAGGGCTGATGGAATTGTTATAACTCATGGAACAGATACAATGAATTATACTGCAGCAGCTCTATCATTTATGGTCAATGCTGATTTTCCTATTATCTTAACTGGTGCCCAAAGAAGTAGTGATAGGCCATCATCTGATGCATATTTAAACTTACTATCTTCTGTTATTGCAGCAAAAGAAAATATAAAAGGAGTTTTTGTTGTTATGCATGAAACTTCTGATGATAAATACTGCCTATTACATAGGGGAGTTAAGGTTAGAAAGTGTCACAGTTCAAGAAGAGATGCATTTTTATCAATAAATAGCCTTCCTATTGCTAAGATAGATCCATTTAGTAAGAATATTATATACTTACAAGAGGTTGAAAGATCAGAAGGTAGTAAAAAAGTAGAAATTAATACTAAATTAGAAGAAAAAGTAGCATTAATAAAGGTTTATCCAGGAATGGATGGAGAGATTATAAGATATTATGTAGATAAGGGTTATAAAGGAATTGTTTTAGAAGGTACAGGATTAGGGCATGCTCCTGAATATGTGTTTGATGACATAAAATATGCTATTGATAATGATGTTGTTGTAATCATGACTACTCAAACAATAAATGGTAGAGTGAATATGAATGTTTATTCCAATGGTAGAAAGCTTTTAAACTTAGGTGTTATTGGATGTGAAGATATGTTACCAGAAGTAGCATATGTCAAATTAATGTATTTATTAGCAAATTATAGCTTAGAAGATGTAAAAAAACTAATAAATAAAAATATGGTTGGAGAAATAAATTATAGAAGTGACTTTAAAGCTTATGGTGGGAATTATGGATTATAA